Proteins co-encoded in one Candidatus Acidiferrales bacterium genomic window:
- a CDS encoding ferritin-like domain-containing protein, translating into MLAWVVIASLSGGVVGSRAFVQELEASNQVLLAKLGDIGAIAGEAVPQADVVRLLKIALVNEISVSELAAAWMPPTAELDVKIALAQQAGDEARHFKLIEKRLEALGVSLAEFSLPGENPLFGYLKSLHTTVEKIAAGQFTLESIAFQVNQNFMKYCELSGDSETVKIYQQFIQPDELFHHQLGKTLLEKYATTTESQQRAREAAAKTLEIAARVRSAAARRIGTSCFPGC; encoded by the coding sequence TTGCTGGCTTGGGTCGTGATTGCTTCGCTTTCGGGGGGCGTGGTGGGGAGTAGAGCCTTTGTGCAGGAATTGGAAGCGTCCAACCAGGTTCTTCTGGCGAAGCTCGGAGACATCGGGGCGATTGCGGGCGAAGCGGTGCCACAGGCGGATGTAGTTCGTCTGCTGAAGATCGCCCTGGTGAATGAGATCAGTGTCAGCGAACTGGCAGCCGCCTGGATGCCGCCCACGGCTGAACTCGACGTCAAGATTGCCCTGGCTCAGCAGGCCGGCGATGAGGCCAGGCACTTCAAGCTCATAGAAAAGCGGCTGGAAGCCCTGGGTGTCTCGCTCGCTGAGTTTTCGCTGCCCGGCGAGAATCCCCTCTTCGGCTATTTGAAGAGCCTGCACACTACCGTTGAAAAAATTGCTGCCGGCCAGTTCACTCTGGAATCGATCGCCTTCCAGGTTAATCAAAATTTTATGAAATACTGCGAACTCTCTGGCGACTCGGAAACAGTGAAAATCTACCAACAGTTCATCCAGCCGGATGAGCTGTTTCATCATCAACTGGGTAAGACGTTGCTGGAAAAATACGCCACCACGACGGAAAGCCAGCAACGGGCGCGGGAAGCCGCCGCGAAAACCCTCGAGATTGCCGCCAGAGTGCGAAGCGCCGCCGCCAGGAGGATCGGCACGTCATGTTTCCCCGGGTGCTGA
- a CDS encoding DUF3108 domain-containing protein, whose protein sequence is MAKIGIVVVVLGAIGYVAVRSLSPPASSSARIENGPATGSPSAVPPLSTPAAHPAVEKNASALLPTGLAARSRSADYPFAAGEKLEFTAGWATLVAAGRGNLEVASAPPAGGSTFHFVATAETVPPASYLFLLQDRFDSYAEASSLASLRYEMHLREGKTERKNIVEFDLKRSEAKVAGGVVPVKTGSHDTVALIYAVRATDWEKKDAATFDFFDGQQSRQLRVRVVSRAEAVTVPAGKFAALRAELEVWRNNQPVSDHKLNAWLSRDTRRLPLKIEAHLPFGVIRVELVRVHP, encoded by the coding sequence ATGGCGAAAATAGGCATTGTGGTTGTGGTTCTGGGCGCGATCGGCTACGTGGCCGTCCGATCGCTGAGCCCGCCAGCTTCGTCATCCGCGCGCATCGAAAACGGCCCGGCGACCGGCAGTCCAAGCGCGGTACCTCCCCTTTCGACGCCGGCGGCGCACCCTGCCGTTGAGAAAAATGCATCCGCCCTCCTTCCAACAGGCCTCGCCGCACGATCGCGGTCAGCCGATTACCCCTTTGCTGCGGGAGAAAAGCTGGAGTTCACGGCGGGTTGGGCCACGCTGGTAGCGGCCGGGAGAGGCAATCTGGAGGTTGCGTCGGCACCGCCGGCAGGCGGTTCGACCTTTCACTTTGTGGCCACGGCGGAAACGGTGCCCCCGGCTTCCTATCTCTTTTTGCTCCAGGATCGCTTTGACTCCTATGCCGAAGCCTCTTCGCTGGCCTCGCTGCGCTACGAGATGCACCTGCGCGAAGGCAAAACCGAGCGCAAAAACATTGTCGAATTTGACCTGAAACGGAGTGAGGCGAAAGTGGCCGGCGGGGTTGTGCCGGTCAAAACGGGTTCGCATGACACGGTCGCGTTAATCTATGCGGTTCGAGCCACCGACTGGGAGAAGAAGGACGCGGCCACCTTTGATTTTTTTGATGGCCAGCAGAGCCGGCAACTCCGCGTCCGGGTTGTCTCGCGCGCCGAGGCAGTGACCGTGCCTGCCGGCAAGTTCGCCGCCCTTCGGGCGGAGCTCGAAGTTTGGCGCAACAACCAGCCAGTGAGCGATCACAAATTGAACGCCTGGCTCTCGCGCGATACACGGCGCTTACCCCTCAAAATCGAGGCTCATCTGCCCTTCGGTGTGATCCGCGTCGAACTGGTGCGCGTTCACCCCTGA
- a CDS encoding HAD-IA family hydrolase → MDFRQISVLIFDLDGTLIDSKLDLALAVNATRCQMGLAPLEPEMIFGYVGQGAPMLIRRSLGQEAREEQIEKALPFFLAYYRQHMLDHTVTYPGVREALAQFNGLHLTVLTNKPVRFSQEILLGLGIADYFRFVFGGNSFEKKKPDPIGVFAILERLACQPKQAILVGDSEIDVLTARNAGICACGVSYGLGSHRLKDCPPDVTVDSLLELAQLLRPAASLPLREPSTPPT, encoded by the coding sequence ATGGACTTCAGACAGATTTCGGTTTTGATCTTCGACCTGGACGGAACCCTGATTGACTCCAAGCTGGACCTGGCGTTGGCGGTCAACGCTACCCGCTGCCAGATGGGGCTCGCGCCGCTCGAGCCGGAAATGATTTTCGGCTACGTGGGCCAGGGCGCGCCCATGCTTATCCGGCGTTCCCTGGGCCAGGAAGCGCGCGAGGAGCAAATCGAGAAAGCCCTTCCCTTCTTCTTGGCCTACTATCGCCAACACATGCTCGACCACACCGTGACGTACCCCGGCGTGCGCGAAGCGCTGGCGCAATTCAACGGACTGCATTTGACCGTGCTCACCAACAAGCCGGTGCGATTCAGTCAGGAGATCTTGCTTGGTCTTGGGATTGCCGATTACTTCCGCTTCGTCTTCGGCGGCAATAGCTTTGAAAAGAAGAAGCCTGACCCGATCGGGGTCTTTGCCATTTTGGAGCGACTCGCATGCCAGCCGAAGCAAGCCATCCTGGTGGGCGATTCTGAAATTGACGTCCTCACGGCGCGCAATGCCGGCATCTGCGCTTGCGGGGTGAGCTACGGGTTGGGCAGTCACCGGCTGAAGGACTGTCCGCCGGATGTGACGGTAGATAGCCTGCTTGAGCTGGCGCAACTCTTGAGGCCTGCTGCTTCCCTTCCTCTCCGAGAACCTTCCACGCCGCCAACTTAG
- a CDS encoding nucleotide sugar dehydrogenase: MSETAKHTSSAALEDRLIEAIEAKTARIGVIGLGYVGLPLVMNFAGAGFAVSGFDVDEEKVRRLNAGESYIKHIPADGIRSMLNANRFRATSDFSRLGEMDAIIICVPTPLDERREPDLSFVENTARTIGQHLQRGQLIALESTTYPGTTEELVLPILEQGGLRCPMVERDGPQAVASDFFLAFSPEREDPGNKTFSLPKIPKVVGGINPPSRRVAEKLYGMIVGRVVPVSSTRAAEMTKLLENIYRCVNIALVNELKLLCQRMKIDIWEVIDASATKPFGFAPFYPGPGLGGHCIPIDPFYLSWKAREFDFTTRFIDLAGEINTAMPYHVVEAVSVALNERQKSVKGSRILVFGIAYKKDVDDLRESPALKILQLLRDRGAHVDYHDPYFARLHRMRHYDFSKMTSVAVDGKNLASYDCVVIATDHSNYDYQQMVNDAQLVVDSRNATRWVREKREKIVLC, encoded by the coding sequence ATGAGCGAAACTGCCAAACACACTTCCTCGGCAGCACTTGAAGACCGTCTGATCGAAGCGATCGAAGCGAAAACCGCCCGCATCGGCGTGATTGGTTTGGGCTATGTTGGTTTGCCGTTGGTCATGAACTTCGCTGGCGCGGGTTTTGCTGTCTCCGGGTTTGACGTGGACGAAGAGAAGGTCCGCCGGCTCAACGCCGGAGAAAGCTATATCAAACACATTCCGGCGGATGGGATTCGTTCGATGCTCAACGCGAACCGCTTCCGAGCCACCAGTGACTTTTCCCGGCTCGGCGAGATGGACGCCATCATCATCTGCGTGCCCACGCCTCTTGACGAGCGGCGCGAGCCGGACCTCTCTTTTGTCGAAAATACGGCGAGGACGATCGGGCAGCACCTGCAGCGCGGCCAACTCATCGCGTTGGAATCGACGACCTACCCCGGGACGACCGAGGAGTTGGTCTTGCCGATCCTGGAACAGGGTGGGCTGCGTTGTCCGATGGTTGAGCGCGACGGCCCGCAAGCGGTGGCGAGTGATTTTTTTCTCGCCTTTTCGCCCGAGCGAGAAGATCCGGGTAACAAAACCTTCAGCCTCCCCAAGATCCCAAAGGTCGTTGGCGGCATCAATCCTCCGAGCAGGCGAGTTGCCGAAAAGCTTTACGGAATGATCGTCGGGCGGGTCGTCCCGGTCTCGTCCACCCGGGCCGCTGAAATGACCAAGTTGCTTGAGAATATCTATCGCTGCGTGAACATCGCGCTGGTAAACGAGCTGAAGCTGCTCTGTCAACGCATGAAGATTGACATCTGGGAAGTGATCGATGCGAGCGCGACCAAGCCCTTTGGCTTTGCGCCCTTTTATCCCGGGCCCGGGCTGGGCGGCCACTGCATTCCCATCGACCCCTTCTACCTTTCCTGGAAAGCGCGCGAATTTGACTTTACCACCCGCTTTATCGATCTGGCTGGAGAAATCAACACGGCGATGCCCTATCATGTGGTGGAGGCGGTCTCGGTCGCTCTCAACGAGCGTCAAAAGAGCGTCAAGGGCTCGCGCATCCTCGTCTTCGGGATTGCTTACAAGAAAGATGTGGATGACCTGCGCGAATCGCCTGCCCTCAAAATCCTCCAGCTTCTGCGGGACCGGGGCGCGCATGTTGACTACCACGATCCCTACTTTGCCCGGCTGCACCGGATGCGACACTACGATTTTTCAAAGATGACCTCCGTGGCCGTTGACGGCAAGAATCTGGCCTCCTACGATTGCGTGGTGATCGCCACCGACCACTCGAACTACGACTACCAGCAGATGGTCAACGACGCCCAACTGGTGGTGGATTCGCGCAACGCGACTCGCTGGGTGCGAGAGAAGCGCGAGAAGATTGTCCTCTGCTGA
- a CDS encoding PilZ domain-containing protein, with amino-acid sequence MSERRRARRFSQRLPLRILWINENGILRERNTETDNVSVDGIYFHFDRHLPCGSPVDVMLTLPTALTKSVPMRVQSFGRVVRVEPFDGLDEFGIAVRTDREKQLRRGPD; translated from the coding sequence ATGAGCGAACGGAGACGAGCTCGCCGATTTTCTCAGCGTTTGCCGCTGCGAATCCTTTGGATCAACGAAAATGGCATCCTCCGCGAACGAAACACGGAAACCGACAACGTCAGCGTGGATGGCATCTATTTCCATTTCGACCGGCATCTTCCTTGCGGTTCCCCGGTGGACGTTATGCTGACACTGCCCACTGCCCTTACCAAGAGCGTGCCCATGCGAGTGCAATCTTTCGGCCGGGTGGTGCGCGTGGAACCGTTCGACGGCCTGGACGAGTTCGGCATAGCTGTCAGGACGGATCGCGAGAAGCAATTGCGGCGAGGGCCGGACTGA
- a CDS encoding glycerophosphodiester phosphodiesterase, which translates to MLIIAHRGASTRLPENTMATFLEAVKMGVKWIELDVRLSRDQQLLVYHDAAIGGRALCEMTAEEALAAARKRRLAMPRLRDVMEVLSRLAPMEWGRAGLFVDCKDAGTERALADLLVAEKFRDRCVVISFERALVRNLKNLLPGVRTGILSRRELSRPLEALRETQADIFLPRHPLVSGKLVQKIHGAGYGLVTWTVNRAGEMRRLIRLGVDGIITDRPDRLQQVQESFGSQG; encoded by the coding sequence GTGCTCATCATTGCTCACCGCGGTGCCTCGACTCGCCTTCCGGAAAATACGATGGCGACCTTCCTGGAGGCCGTCAAAATGGGCGTGAAATGGATAGAACTGGATGTGAGACTAAGTCGCGACCAGCAATTGCTCGTCTATCACGATGCAGCCATTGGCGGGAGAGCTTTATGCGAGATGACCGCTGAAGAGGCCCTGGCCGCCGCGAGAAAGCGCAGGCTGGCGATGCCTCGGTTGCGCGATGTGATGGAAGTGCTGAGCCGGCTCGCCCCGATGGAATGGGGGCGAGCCGGCCTCTTTGTCGATTGCAAGGATGCGGGCACAGAGCGAGCGCTGGCAGACTTGCTCGTCGCGGAAAAATTTCGAGACCGCTGCGTGGTCATCTCTTTCGAGCGTGCCCTGGTGCGAAACTTGAAGAATCTCTTGCCGGGCGTTCGCACGGGGATCCTCTCGAGGCGCGAGCTTTCTCGCCCGCTTGAGGCGCTCCGGGAAACGCAAGCCGACATCTTTCTTCCCAGGCATCCTCTCGTCAGCGGCAAGCTGGTTCAGAAAATCCATGGGGCGGGCTATGGGCTTGTGACGTGGACGGTAAATCGAGCGGGCGAAATGCGCCGGCTGATCCGCCTCGGAGTCGATGGCATCATCACGGATCGTCCCGATCGTTTGCAGCAGGTGCAGGAGTCGTTCGGGTCTCAGGGGTGA
- a CDS encoding SIS domain-containing protein has product MGARVQRRAQTMEEARRQIRAACDTLARIPPGLLERLAEMVERAAAALARGRKILLFGNGGSAADAQHIAGELVHRLKRRRRALPAMALTGNLAAITAIANDDSFADIFARQLEAWAEPGDIVIGISTSGRSENVLRGLRRARARGAFTIGWTGEKGSRLGRSADLLLEFPARDTQRIQEAYLVVAHIFCDILEERVMTRRRARS; this is encoded by the coding sequence TTGGGAGCAAGGGTCCAGCGACGGGCTCAAACCATGGAGGAAGCCCGCCGGCAGATTCGGGCAGCTTGCGATACGCTGGCGCGCATCCCTCCCGGACTGCTCGAGCGTCTTGCCGAGATGGTAGAGCGAGCGGCCGCCGCGCTGGCTCGGGGACGGAAAATTCTTTTATTCGGCAACGGGGGCAGCGCCGCTGACGCGCAGCACATTGCCGGTGAACTCGTCCATCGTTTGAAGCGGCGTCGGCGGGCATTGCCGGCGATGGCGCTGACCGGGAATCTCGCGGCGATTACGGCGATTGCCAATGACGATTCGTTTGCCGATATCTTTGCCCGTCAGCTCGAGGCATGGGCCGAGCCCGGCGACATCGTGATCGGCATTTCGACGAGCGGCCGTTCGGAAAACGTCCTCCGGGGGCTGCGCCGGGCGCGTGCCCGTGGCGCCTTCACGATCGGGTGGACAGGGGAAAAAGGAAGCCGGCTCGGCCGCTCGGCCGATTTGCTTCTGGAATTCCCTGCGCGCGATACCCAGCGCATTCAAGAAGCCTATCTGGTTGTCGCCCACATCTTTTGTGACATATTGGAAGAGCGGGTCATGACCCGGCGACGCGCCAGGAGCTAG
- a CDS encoding DUF1015 domain-containing protein → MADIFPFRAWRYDPQKVGNLELVITQPYDKITPAMQERYYSLSPFNLARVIRGRTEPSDDEKNNVYRRAAAYFRDWMQQGVLLSDPAPALYAYDQEYEVPGRKERKRRRGFIALGRIENYSAGVVFRHEQTLLAPKVDRLELLRQTRAHFGQIFMLYSDPSRQIERTLEAAARQVSAWRVVDEYGVTHLVWPLTDPPTISKVVGLMRDKKLIIADGHHRYETALNYRNECRERVGPAGGGLDFEAPHERVMMTFVNMDSEGLTILPTHRLVSSRSAGPRFDFKTFRDAAAPLFDWYCYPTAADQAPDGLVQFHHDMARSGGQRPAVGVAVTGDPSLYLFLLKESADLAALLPDTPALERQLDVVILHKLLLERCLGLTPESITAEQNVSYVREFDAGWEAVQSGGAQMCFFLNPVRIEQVRRIAFSGGVLPQKSTDFYPKLLSGLTIYRLDG, encoded by the coding sequence ATGGCTGACATTTTTCCTTTTCGCGCCTGGCGATATGATCCGCAGAAAGTGGGCAATCTCGAGCTGGTAATCACTCAACCTTATGACAAGATCACGCCGGCCATGCAAGAGCGCTATTACTCGCTCAGCCCTTTTAACCTGGCCCGCGTCATTCGCGGCAGGACGGAGCCGAGCGACGATGAGAAAAACAACGTTTACCGGCGCGCTGCCGCCTATTTTCGCGATTGGATGCAGCAGGGTGTCCTGCTTTCGGACCCGGCCCCGGCTCTCTATGCCTACGACCAGGAATATGAAGTCCCGGGCAGAAAAGAGCGGAAACGACGCCGCGGCTTTATTGCTCTGGGCCGAATCGAGAATTACAGCGCCGGCGTCGTGTTCCGCCACGAACAAACCCTGTTAGCCCCCAAGGTGGATCGCCTCGAGCTCTTGCGGCAAACCCGCGCCCACTTTGGCCAGATCTTCATGCTTTACTCCGACCCTTCGCGCCAGATCGAGCGAACCTTGGAAGCGGCTGCCCGTCAGGTATCCGCCTGGCGGGTGGTGGACGAATATGGTGTCACCCATTTGGTGTGGCCGCTTACCGATCCTCCGACGATCAGCAAAGTGGTTGGCCTGATGCGCGACAAGAAATTGATCATCGCCGACGGCCATCATCGCTACGAGACAGCGCTCAACTACCGCAACGAGTGCCGCGAGCGCGTCGGCCCGGCTGGAGGCGGGTTGGATTTCGAGGCGCCCCATGAGCGCGTCATGATGACTTTTGTCAACATGGACTCCGAGGGGCTCACCATCTTGCCCACTCACCGGCTCGTTTCGTCCCGCTCTGCGGGACCGCGCTTCGATTTCAAGACTTTCCGTGATGCCGCCGCCCCACTTTTCGATTGGTACTGCTATCCCACGGCTGCCGACCAGGCGCCGGACGGCTTGGTCCAGTTCCATCACGACATGGCCCGCAGCGGCGGTCAGCGGCCGGCGGTGGGGGTTGCCGTGACCGGTGATCCCTCGCTTTATCTCTTTCTCCTGAAGGAATCGGCTGATCTGGCGGCGCTTTTGCCGGATACCCCGGCACTCGAACGGCAGCTCGATGTGGTCATTCTCCACAAATTGTTGCTCGAACGCTGCCTGGGTCTGACGCCCGAATCCATCACCGCGGAACAAAACGTGAGTTACGTGCGAGAGTTCGATGCCGGTTGGGAGGCGGTGCAGAGCGGCGGCGCGCAGATGTGCTTTTTTCTGAACCCGGTGCGCATCGAGCAGGTACGCCGAATCGCCTTCAGCGGCGGCGTCCTGCCACAAAAATCCACCGACTTCTATCCCAAATTGCTTTCCGGATTGACCATCTATCGGCTGGATGGATAG
- a CDS encoding STAS domain-containing protein: MLRITNREVDGVLVLDLEGRVVLGEESSALRERVKGLLGQGRRKILLNLEQVSHIDSGGLGTLVSAFTSARSLGGFLKMLNLTKKIRDLLQVTKLLTVFEVFEDEVAAIKSFS; encoded by the coding sequence GTGCTACGAATCACCAACCGTGAAGTGGACGGCGTGCTGGTGCTCGATCTGGAGGGCCGGGTCGTGCTGGGCGAAGAGAGCAGTGCCCTGCGCGAGCGCGTCAAAGGCTTGCTCGGCCAGGGACGGCGAAAAATTCTTTTAAACCTCGAACAAGTTTCCCATATTGACAGCGGCGGGCTGGGGACCCTGGTGAGCGCCTTTACCAGCGCGCGCTCGCTCGGCGGCTTCCTGAAGATGCTCAACCTTACCAAAAAAATCCGCGATTTGCTCCAAGTGACCAAGCTGTTGACTGTCTTTGAAGTCTTCGAAGACGAAGTGGCCGCGATCAAGAGTTTTAGCTGA